From Rhodovastum atsumiense, a single genomic window includes:
- a CDS encoding acetate uptake transporter, producing MTEVKPITIGSQGPLVFSPAKAGNPAVVGLSGFGVTTLMLALHNLGLASTGPVIWLAFVYGGYAQFSAGLQEQRAGNNFGYAAFTSYGAFWISLAAMLVANKYGVFPVTDRDVGSFMLVWTIWTGIMLIASARIHATMFTVFALLFGAFVLLDIEKFGGGEAFGLACTVTLLVLVSVVFYMLTSILLKDLTGRDILPVGRPLA from the coding sequence ATGACTGAAGTCAAGCCGATTACGATCGGAAGCCAGGGTCCACTGGTATTTTCTCCCGCCAAGGCAGGCAATCCCGCGGTCGTCGGCCTTTCCGGCTTCGGCGTGACGACGCTGATGCTGGCCTTGCACAATCTCGGCCTTGCCAGCACGGGGCCGGTCATCTGGCTCGCTTTCGTCTATGGCGGTTATGCCCAGTTTTCCGCGGGGCTGCAGGAACAGCGCGCGGGCAACAACTTCGGCTATGCCGCCTTCACCTCGTACGGGGCCTTCTGGATCAGCCTCGCCGCCATGCTGGTGGCCAACAAATACGGCGTCTTCCCGGTCACCGACCGTGACGTCGGCAGCTTCATGCTGGTCTGGACGATCTGGACCGGCATCATGCTGATCGCCTCGGCCCGCATCCACGCGACCATGTTCACCGTGTTCGCCCTGCTGTTCGGCGCCTTCGTGCTGCTCGACATCGAGAAGTTCGGCGGCGGCGAGGCGTTCGGCCTGGCCTGCACCGTGACCCTGCTGGTGCTGGTTTCCGTCGTTTTCTACATGCTCACCAGCATCCTGCTGAAGGATCTGACCGGGCGCGACATCCTGCCGGTGGGTCGTCCGCTCGCCTGA
- a CDS encoding ATP-binding protein — MKKHRLIEAVLRIAAAVERMAPPSPPPADLGAADGFLWQPSLRPGLPGTLLPVPRIARVDIVLLQGIERQKRIIVENTLRFARGLPANNAMLWGARGMGKSSLVKAAHAAANAGRPGSLALIEIHREDITSLPELLRLLRGQRRRCLILCDDLSFEREDADYKALKSVLDGGIEGRPENVLFYATSNRRHLMPRDMMENERSTAINPSEATEEKVSLSDRFGLWIGFHNCDQETYFAMVEGYAAAFGLAIEPEQLRAEAAEWSVTRGARSGRVAWQFIQDLAGRLDMAV, encoded by the coding sequence ATGAAGAAACACCGCCTGATCGAAGCCGTGCTGCGGATCGCCGCGGCGGTGGAACGCATGGCCCCGCCATCGCCCCCGCCGGCCGATCTCGGGGCCGCCGATGGCTTCCTCTGGCAGCCATCGCTTCGTCCGGGCCTGCCCGGCACTCTGCTGCCGGTGCCCCGCATCGCGCGCGTGGACATCGTGCTGCTGCAGGGCATCGAGCGGCAGAAGCGCATCATCGTGGAGAACACGCTGCGCTTCGCCCGTGGCCTGCCCGCGAACAACGCCATGCTGTGGGGGGCGCGCGGCATGGGCAAGTCCTCCCTGGTCAAGGCCGCCCACGCCGCCGCCAATGCCGGGCGCCCGGGCAGCCTCGCCCTGATCGAGATCCACCGCGAGGACATCACCAGCCTGCCCGAATTGCTGCGCCTGCTGCGCGGCCAGCGGCGGCGCTGCCTGATCCTTTGCGACGACCTCTCCTTCGAACGCGAGGACGCCGACTACAAGGCGCTGAAATCGGTGCTCGACGGCGGCATCGAAGGCCGGCCGGAGAACGTTCTGTTCTATGCCACCTCCAACCGTCGCCACCTGATGCCGCGCGACATGATGGAGAACGAGCGCTCGACCGCGATCAATCCCTCGGAGGCCACCGAGGAGAAGGTTTCGTTGTCGGATCGCTTCGGGCTGTGGATCGGCTTCCACAACTGCGACCAGGAGACGTATTTCGCCATGGTCGAGGGCTATGCCGCGGCCTTCGGCCTGGCCATCGAGCCCGAACAATTGCGGGCCGAGGCGGCGGAGTGGTCGGTGACGCGCGGCGCCCGCTCGGGCCGGGTGGCCTGGCAGTTCATCCAGGACCTCGCCGGGCGCCTGGATATGGCGGTCTAG
- a CDS encoding FAD-dependent oxidoreductase produces the protein MTDRIETTCCIAGGGPAGVMLGNLLARAGVAVLVLEKHADFLRDFRGDTIHPSTLGVMAELGLLEELLRLPHQPAHELAAVIDGARFAIADFSALPVRCPFIAFMPQWDFLDFLARDAARHPGFHLRMQAEVTGLLTEAGRVVGVQARTPAGPLEVRADLVVGVDGRGSIVRQAARLPVRRLGAPMDVLWFRLPREASDPQESMGVFGAGEILVLIDRGGHWQCGYVIPKGGFEALRARGLPDFHARLARLAPFLAARAAAVTAWEAVKLLTVAVDRLRAWSRPGLLCIGDAAHAMSPIGGVGINLAIQDAVAAANLLAAPLRERRLRVSDLRRVQRRRAWPTWATQRLQVLAQGRIIARVLGGRQAPRPPLPVRLLARLPWLRRVPARLIGLGLRPEHVDPGLRGTTPVV, from the coding sequence ATGACCGACCGGATCGAGACCACCTGCTGCATCGCCGGCGGCGGCCCGGCCGGGGTGATGCTCGGCAACCTGCTTGCGCGCGCCGGCGTGGCCGTGCTGGTGCTGGAAAAGCATGCCGATTTCCTGCGCGACTTCCGCGGCGACACCATCCACCCCTCGACGCTCGGGGTGATGGCGGAGCTCGGCCTGCTGGAGGAGCTGCTGCGCCTGCCGCACCAGCCTGCGCATGAACTCGCCGCGGTGATCGACGGCGCGCGATTCGCCATCGCCGATTTCAGCGCCCTGCCGGTGCGATGCCCGTTCATTGCCTTCATGCCGCAATGGGATTTCCTGGATTTCCTCGCCCGCGACGCGGCGCGTCATCCCGGCTTTCACCTGCGCATGCAGGCGGAGGTCACCGGCCTGCTCACCGAGGCGGGCCGGGTTGTCGGGGTGCAGGCGCGCACGCCGGCAGGCCCGCTGGAAGTGCGGGCCGATCTGGTGGTGGGGGTCGACGGCCGCGGCTCCATCGTGCGGCAGGCGGCACGATTGCCGGTGCGCCGGCTCGGCGCACCGATGGATGTGCTGTGGTTTCGTCTGCCGCGCGAGGCGTCCGACCCGCAGGAGAGCATGGGCGTGTTCGGGGCCGGCGAGATCCTGGTGCTGATCGACCGCGGCGGGCACTGGCAATGCGGCTACGTCATCCCCAAGGGCGGATTCGAGGCGTTGCGCGCCCGCGGGCTGCCCGATTTCCATGCCCGGCTGGCGCGGCTCGCCCCGTTCCTGGCGGCCCGCGCCGCCGCCGTCACCGCGTGGGAGGCGGTGAAGCTGCTGACGGTCGCGGTCGACCGGCTGCGAGCCTGGTCGCGGCCGGGGCTGCTGTGCATCGGCGATGCCGCGCATGCGATGTCGCCGATCGGCGGGGTCGGCATCAACCTCGCCATCCAGGACGCGGTCGCCGCCGCCAACCTCCTGGCCGCGCCGCTGCGCGAGCGCCGGCTGCGGGTGTCGGACCTGCGCCGCGTGCAGCGCCGGCGGGCCTGGCCGACCTGGGCGACGCAGCGCCTGCAGGTGCTGGCCCAGGGCCGCATCATCGCCCGCGTGCTGGGCGGCCGGCAGGCGCCGCGCCCGCCGCTGCCGGTGCGCCTGCTCGCCCGCTTGCCCTGGCTGCGACGCGTCCCCGCCCGGCTGATCGGACTCGGGCTGCGCCCCGAGCATGTCGATCCCGGCTTGCGCGGCACCACCCCGGTGGTGTAG
- a CDS encoding superoxide dismutase, which yields MAFELPSLPYSHNALAERGMCQETLELHHGKHHQAYVTALNGFVEKNDALKGKSLEDIIKLSHEKPDLAPVFNNAGQHWNHILFWQNLSPTGGGIPGKLEQKITADFGSVSAFKDAFKAAAISQFGSGWAWLVLGSDGKLKVTKTPNGSNPLASGEGKVLLGLDVWEHSYYLDFRNRRPDYAQNYLDKLANYEFAEAQLG from the coding sequence ATGGCCTTTGAACTCCCCTCCCTGCCCTACTCGCACAATGCGCTCGCCGAGCGTGGCATGTGCCAGGAGACGCTGGAGCTACACCATGGCAAGCATCATCAAGCCTATGTGACCGCGCTCAATGGCTTCGTCGAGAAGAACGATGCCCTGAAGGGCAAGTCGCTCGAGGACATCATCAAGCTGTCCCACGAGAAGCCCGATCTGGCGCCGGTGTTCAACAATGCCGGCCAGCACTGGAACCACATCCTGTTCTGGCAGAACCTCTCGCCCACGGGCGGCGGCATTCCGGGCAAGCTGGAGCAGAAGATCACCGCCGATTTCGGCTCGGTTTCCGCGTTCAAGGACGCCTTCAAGGCGGCGGCGATCAGCCAGTTCGGGTCAGGCTGGGCCTGGCTGGTGCTCGGCAGCGACGGCAAGCTCAAGGTCACCAAGACCCCGAACGGCTCCAACCCGCTCGCCTCCGGCGAAGGCAAGGTGCTGCTCGGCCTCGATGTGTGGGAGCACAGCTACTACCTGGACTTCCGCAACCGCCGTCCGGACTATGCCCAGAACTACCTCGACAAGCTCGCCAATTACGAGTTCGCCGAAGCCCAGCTCGGCTGA
- the nagZ gene encoding beta-N-acetylhexosaminidase, which translates to MSLIKAAIVGISGPELTAQEAALFRAHPPAGIILFARNIRDPAQLGALVAALRAVLPAHAVLMVDQEGGRVARLRPPHWRDHPSAAAHGALFATDPAAGLRAAWLTGALIGLDCAAAGFDVACAPVLDLGLPGAHAVIGDRAFSADPGTVARLGRALAEGLLAAGVQPVGKHAPGHGRAMVDSHLALPEVAEPDLAADWHPFAANADLPWLMTAHILYRGLDPAAPATLSPRILQGVVRDRFGFTGVLVSDDLAMQALRGTPADRALACLAAGCDVALYCSGEIAPTTDLLIQAPPLTPQARCRLEAARTLAAGRRAALDGPALETERKALLSW; encoded by the coding sequence ATGTCCCTGATCAAGGCTGCCATCGTCGGCATCTCGGGCCCTGAACTGACCGCCCAGGAGGCGGCACTGTTCCGGGCCCACCCGCCCGCCGGCATCATCCTGTTCGCGCGCAACATCCGCGACCCCGCGCAGCTCGGCGCGCTGGTCGCGGCGCTGCGTGCGGTCCTGCCCGCGCACGCCGTGCTGATGGTCGACCAGGAAGGCGGCCGCGTCGCCCGCCTGCGCCCGCCGCACTGGCGCGACCACCCCTCCGCCGCCGCGCATGGCGCGCTGTTCGCCACCGATCCCGCCGCCGGCCTGCGCGCCGCCTGGCTGACCGGCGCACTGATCGGCCTCGACTGCGCCGCCGCCGGCTTTGACGTGGCCTGCGCGCCGGTGCTCGACCTGGGCCTGCCCGGGGCGCACGCGGTGATCGGCGACCGCGCCTTCTCCGCCGATCCCGGGACGGTGGCCCGACTCGGCCGCGCCCTCGCCGAGGGGCTGCTGGCCGCCGGGGTGCAGCCGGTCGGCAAGCACGCGCCCGGCCATGGCCGCGCCATGGTGGACAGCCACCTGGCCCTGCCCGAGGTGGCGGAACCCGACCTCGCGGCGGACTGGCATCCCTTCGCCGCCAATGCCGACCTGCCCTGGCTGATGACGGCGCACATCCTGTATCGCGGGCTCGATCCCGCGGCCCCGGCGACGCTGTCGCCCCGCATCCTGCAAGGGGTGGTGCGCGACCGATTCGGCTTCACCGGGGTGCTCGTCAGCGACGATCTCGCCATGCAGGCGCTGCGCGGCACGCCAGCGGACCGGGCGCTCGCCTGCCTCGCGGCGGGGTGCGATGTCGCGCTTTATTGCAGTGGCGAGATCGCGCCGACCACCGACCTGTTGATCCAGGCGCCGCCGCTCACGCCGCAGGCGCGGTGCCGGCTCGAAGCGGCGCGGACGCTGGCGGCCGGCCGTCGCGCCGCACTGGACGGGCCGGCCCTGGAAACCGAACGGAAGGCGCTGCTGTCGTGGTGA
- a CDS encoding segregation and condensation protein A has product MAVAEIAGPAAPEAPPAEARAGEALVVHLEGFEGPLDLLLELARGQKVDLAKISILSLVDQYLGVIEGARRVRLELAADWLVMAAWLTWLKSRLLLPAGSAAAEEGELAAEVLAARLRDLQAIRLAAAWLGARPQLGQDVFPRGEPEDFTQTDHSRLGVDLPGLMRGYLVAMRRSAGNRRYRPRPVTLWTIKDALTRLAHMVGSLPDWASLEQFLPEGIGTPLQRRAALASTLVAGLEMARDGAVRLRQESAFGPILLCPAAVAAADEETDEQSLP; this is encoded by the coding sequence ATGGCGGTGGCTGAGATCGCTGGTCCGGCCGCCCCGGAAGCGCCGCCCGCCGAGGCGCGCGCCGGCGAAGCCCTGGTGGTGCATCTCGAGGGTTTCGAAGGGCCGCTCGACCTGCTGCTGGAGCTTGCGCGCGGGCAGAAGGTGGATCTGGCGAAGATCTCGATCCTCTCCCTGGTCGACCAGTACCTGGGGGTGATCGAGGGCGCCCGCCGCGTGCGGCTGGAGCTGGCGGCGGACTGGCTGGTGATGGCGGCGTGGCTGACCTGGCTGAAGTCGCGCCTGCTGCTGCCCGCGGGCAGCGCCGCCGCCGAGGAAGGCGAGCTGGCGGCCGAGGTGCTGGCCGCAAGGCTGCGCGACCTGCAGGCGATCCGCCTTGCCGCCGCCTGGCTCGGCGCCCGGCCGCAACTCGGCCAGGACGTGTTCCCCCGCGGCGAGCCCGAGGATTTCACCCAGACCGACCACTCCCGGCTCGGGGTGGACCTGCCCGGGCTGATGCGCGGCTACCTGGTGGCGATGCGCCGCAGCGCCGGCAACCGCCGCTACCGGCCGCGCCCGGTCACGCTGTGGACCATCAAGGACGCCCTGACCCGGCTTGCCCACATGGTCGGCAGCCTGCCGGACTGGGCGAGCCTCGAGCAGTTCCTGCCGGAGGGGATCGGCACGCCGCTGCAACGCCGCGCGGCCCTGGCCAGCACCCTGGTGGCAGGACTGGAAATGGCCCGCGACGGCGCGGTGCGGCTGCGCCAGGAATCGGCGTTCGGGCCGATCCTGCTGTGCCCGGCCGCGGTCGCCGCGGCCGACGAGGAAACCGATGAGCAATCCCTCCCCTGA
- a CDS encoding VOC family protein, giving the protein MTQIRGFVPPTRQVDALGVHSLDHFCLSVPDLEEARRFFTAFGLDVRARANALDLHTEGHPHRWATLREGAGREGALQYLSFGAFADDLGRFAARLDALGVERITPPAGTSGDGLWFRDCDGTAIEIRVAPKSSPNQKAGTETGSVPAGLRGATPRELAPRVRPRRMSHVLVFARDLRRSIGFYQEMLGLRLSDEVGGLAAFLHGVHGSDHHLLAFAAADAPGYHHSAWDVDSVNAIGLGAMHMAGSGWHVGWGLGRHVPGSNYFHYVRDPWGSWVEYSTDIDYIPVGQDWQPQSHGVENALCLWGPEPPADFLANPTRRRNDGPA; this is encoded by the coding sequence ATGACGCAGATTCGCGGCTTCGTCCCGCCGACCCGCCAGGTCGACGCATTGGGGGTCCATTCGCTCGATCATTTCTGCCTGAGCGTTCCGGATCTGGAAGAAGCACGGCGCTTCTTCACCGCCTTCGGCCTCGACGTGCGCGCCCGCGCCAATGCGCTCGACCTGCATACCGAGGGCCATCCGCATCGCTGGGCGACGCTACGCGAAGGGGCGGGGCGGGAAGGGGCGCTGCAATACCTGTCCTTCGGCGCCTTCGCCGACGATCTCGGGCGATTCGCGGCGCGGCTCGACGCGCTGGGGGTGGAGCGGATCACGCCCCCCGCGGGCACCAGCGGCGACGGGCTGTGGTTTCGCGACTGCGACGGCACCGCGATCGAGATCCGGGTCGCCCCCAAATCCTCCCCCAACCAGAAGGCTGGCACCGAGACCGGATCGGTCCCGGCCGGGCTGCGGGGAGCCACTCCGCGCGAACTGGCGCCGCGGGTGCGGCCGCGGCGGATGTCGCATGTGCTGGTCTTCGCCCGCGACCTCCGGCGCTCGATCGGTTTCTATCAGGAGATGCTCGGGCTGCGGCTGTCCGACGAGGTGGGGGGCCTTGCCGCCTTCCTGCACGGCGTGCACGGCAGCGACCACCATCTGCTGGCTTTCGCCGCCGCGGACGCGCCGGGCTATCATCACTCGGCCTGGGACGTCGACAGCGTCAACGCGATCGGCCTCGGGGCGATGCACATGGCCGGAAGCGGCTGGCACGTCGGCTGGGGGCTCGGACGCCATGTGCCGGGATCCAACTACTTCCATTACGTCCGCGATCCCTGGGGAAGCTGGGTCGAATATTCGACCGACATCGACTACATCCCGGTTGGACAGGACTGGCAGCCGCAGTCGCACGGCGTGGAAAACGCGCTGTGCCTGTGGGGACCCGAACCCCCGGCGGATTTCCTCGCCAATCCAACACGACGGCGTAACGATGGCCCGGCCTAG
- a CDS encoding site-2 protease family protein: protein MEWVLSFVAVVVAIILHEIAHGYAALALGDDTAKRMGRLSLNPLVHVDRVGTIIVPGLFLIAQALARTGGGVFFGWAKPVPIDIRRLPNPRRSMALVALAGPLMNYALAFLALLLLHATPLLPWEPRLWAIGFLAFFLMANLALGTFNLLPIPPLDGGRIAVGVLPERLAIAWAGMERAGIAVVLLVVFLLPAALAEFGIGFDPLRWWLHGIADPIFRFLAALAGHPRDLVIVLRFLDGDGGG from the coding sequence ATGGAGTGGGTGCTGTCCTTCGTCGCGGTGGTCGTGGCGATCATCCTGCACGAGATCGCGCACGGCTATGCGGCGCTCGCGCTCGGCGACGACACCGCGAAGCGCATGGGGCGGCTGTCGCTCAATCCGCTGGTGCACGTGGACCGGGTCGGCACCATCATCGTGCCCGGCCTGTTCCTGATCGCCCAGGCGCTGGCGCGCACCGGCGGGGGCGTGTTCTTCGGCTGGGCCAAGCCGGTGCCGATCGACATCAGGCGCCTGCCCAATCCGCGTCGCAGCATGGCGCTGGTAGCCCTGGCCGGGCCTTTGATGAACTACGCGCTCGCCTTTCTCGCCCTGCTGCTGCTGCACGCGACCCCGCTGCTGCCCTGGGAGCCTCGGCTCTGGGCCATCGGCTTCCTGGCGTTCTTCCTGATGGCGAACCTGGCGCTGGGTACGTTCAACCTGCTGCCGATCCCCCCGCTCGATGGTGGCCGCATCGCGGTCGGCGTGCTGCCGGAGCGGCTGGCCATCGCCTGGGCGGGAATGGAACGGGCCGGCATCGCCGTCGTGCTGCTGGTGGTGTTCCTGCTGCCGGCGGCGCTGGCCGAGTTCGGCATCGGCTTCGACCCGCTGCGCTGGTGGCTGCACGGCATCGCCGATCCGATCTTCCGCTTCCTTGCCGCCCTCGCCGGCCATCCCCGCGACCTGGTGATCGTGCTGCGCTTCCTCGACGGGGATGGCGGTGGCTGA
- the tatB gene encoding Sec-independent protein translocase protein TatB has protein sequence MFDFAWSEIVLIGVVALIAIGPKDLPIAMKAVSNVIKKARRMASEFQTHVDEMVREANLEEVRSQINEIRNFDIKGTVERAIDPDGGLRQTFNTNPLQPTPTWVPPATPTAIAPPAPEDGAAAAPLAEAAATPPPMGVEAPAFVPPEYAVPPPPPPAFIPPSAARPPRLRA, from the coding sequence ATGTTCGACTTTGCCTGGTCCGAGATTGTCCTGATCGGCGTGGTGGCCCTGATCGCCATCGGTCCGAAAGACCTGCCCATCGCCATGAAGGCGGTGAGCAACGTCATCAAGAAGGCCCGCCGCATGGCGAGCGAGTTCCAGACCCACGTGGACGAGATGGTCCGCGAGGCGAATCTCGAGGAAGTCCGCAGCCAGATCAACGAGATCCGCAATTTCGACATCAAGGGCACGGTCGAGCGGGCGATCGATCCGGATGGCGGGCTGCGCCAGACCTTCAACACGAATCCACTTCAGCCGACACCGACCTGGGTGCCGCCCGCCACGCCCACCGCGATCGCGCCCCCGGCCCCCGAGGATGGCGCAGCCGCGGCCCCGCTGGCGGAAGCCGCCGCCACGCCGCCGCCCATGGGGGTGGAAGCACCGGCCTTCGTCCCGCCCGAATATGCGGTGCCGCCGCCGCCTCCCCCCGCCTTCATCCCGCCTTCGGCGGCCCGCCCGCCCCGCCTGCGTGCCTGA
- the tatC gene encoding twin-arginine translocase subunit TatC, which yields MPLLDHLIELRRRLLWALAAFVVCFFITYHFSADIYSFLAKPLADLMEARGENRRMIFTALYEAFFTDLKVAFFAAAFISFPVVAGQIWLFVAPGLYRSEKRALLPFLCATPLLFLLGGALAYYVIFPFAWGFFLSFENPQGAGGLPIQLEARVSEYLDLVMKLIFAFGITFQLPVALSLLAKVGIVTSAGLKKYRRYAIVGMFIVAAILAPPDVITQCGLAIPLIGLYEISIIAAKLVEPKPVEV from the coding sequence ATGCCGCTGCTCGATCACCTGATCGAGCTGCGCCGCCGGTTGCTCTGGGCGCTGGCCGCCTTCGTGGTGTGCTTCTTCATCACCTACCATTTCTCGGCCGACATCTACTCCTTCCTGGCAAAACCGCTGGCCGACCTGATGGAAGCGCGCGGCGAGAACCGCCGCATGATCTTCACCGCGCTGTACGAGGCGTTCTTCACCGACCTGAAGGTGGCCTTCTTCGCCGCGGCCTTCATTTCCTTCCCGGTGGTCGCCGGCCAGATCTGGCTGTTCGTCGCCCCGGGGCTCTATCGCAGCGAGAAACGGGCGCTGCTGCCCTTCCTGTGCGCCACCCCGCTGCTGTTCCTGCTCGGCGGCGCGCTCGCCTACTACGTCATCTTCCCCTTCGCCTGGGGCTTCTTCCTCAGCTTCGAAAACCCGCAGGGGGCGGGTGGCCTGCCGATCCAACTGGAAGCGCGGGTTTCTGAATACCTGGACCTGGTGATGAAGCTGATCTTCGCCTTCGGCATCACCTTCCAGCTTCCGGTGGCCTTGTCGCTGCTGGCCAAGGTCGGCATCGTCACCTCGGCCGGGCTGAAGAAGTACCGCCGTTACGCGATCGTCGGGATGTTCATCGTCGCCGCCATCCTCGCCCCGCCCGACGTCATCACCCAATGCGGGCTGGCGATTCCGCTGATCGGGCTCTACGAAATCTCGATCATCGCGGCCAAGCTGGTCGAGCCCAAGCCCGTCGAGGTCTGA
- the scpB gene encoding SMC-Scp complex subunit ScpB, translating to MSNPSPDPALPPAEPATPEILPPEPAPAAESAAPEAAGPTPEALEDALRLVEAMVFASTAPVPLRALGSMLPVGLDPETVIAALRARYAGRGVELAEVAGGLQFRTAADLAPRLRKVVQVPRRLPRAAMETLAIIAYHQPVTRAEIEEIRGASLAQTTLDALLENGLIAPKGRKESPGRPTLWATTPAFLAQFGLNDLRQLPRREDLMVEPPSPGGGEDAAAATPEAGIAADAVAGQGEAESPSA from the coding sequence ATGAGCAATCCCTCCCCTGATCCCGCGCTTCCGCCTGCGGAGCCCGCCACGCCCGAGATCCTGCCGCCGGAGCCTGCCCCCGCAGCCGAATCGGCCGCGCCCGAGGCCGCCGGGCCGACGCCGGAGGCGCTGGAGGACGCGCTGCGCCTGGTGGAGGCGATGGTATTCGCCTCCACCGCCCCGGTGCCGCTGCGCGCGCTCGGCAGCATGCTGCCGGTCGGGCTCGATCCCGAGACCGTCATCGCCGCGCTGCGCGCGCGCTATGCCGGACGCGGGGTGGAACTGGCCGAGGTCGCCGGCGGACTGCAGTTCCGCACCGCGGCGGATCTCGCCCCGCGGCTGCGCAAGGTGGTGCAGGTGCCGCGCCGGCTGCCGCGCGCGGCAATGGAGACGCTGGCCATCATCGCCTACCACCAGCCGGTCACGCGCGCGGAAATCGAGGAAATCCGCGGCGCCTCGCTGGCCCAGACGACGCTCGACGCGCTGCTCGAGAACGGGCTGATCGCACCGAAGGGACGCAAGGAATCGCCGGGCCGGCCGACGCTGTGGGCGACCACGCCGGCCTTCCTCGCGCAGTTCGGGCTCAATGATCTGAGGCAATTGCCGCGGCGGGAGGACCTGATGGTCGAGCCTCCCTCTCCCGGTGGCGGGGAGGACGCCGCCGCCGCGACCCCGGAGGCCGGGATCGCGGCGGATGCGGTGGCCGGCCAGGGCGAGGCGGAATCGCCGTCCGCCTGA
- a CDS encoding squalene/phytoene synthase family protein: MSPDPLLALVRRHDPDRFLACLFAPPERRGTLLVLCAFNHEIARAREVASEPTLALIRLQWWREVIEGARRQHEVAGPLGAALDEGRLRPAELLEMIEAREAETEPALRDRDAWETYLRGTAGALAAAAGHALGAEGALLERLRGLGMAYGVAGQLRSFRLLARQGRCLLPEDMLAGQGLSVAEAIARPAAEGVRAIRAHLAQYGRELLAQGAGGLPRPVLAAALPAVLARRDLRDPEAAPGPRGLGDRLAVLRAAVLGRV; this comes from the coding sequence ATGAGCCCAGACCCCCTGCTGGCCCTGGTGCGCCGGCATGATCCCGACCGGTTCCTCGCCTGCCTGTTCGCCCCGCCGGAGCGGCGCGGCACCTTGCTCGTGCTCTGCGCCTTCAACCACGAGATCGCGCGGGCCCGCGAAGTGGCGAGCGAGCCGACCCTGGCGCTGATCCGGCTGCAATGGTGGCGCGAGGTGATCGAGGGCGCGCGCCGCCAGCACGAGGTGGCAGGCCCGCTCGGGGCCGCGCTCGACGAGGGCCGGCTGCGGCCGGCCGAGTTGCTGGAGATGATCGAGGCACGGGAAGCCGAGACCGAGCCCGCCCTGCGCGACCGCGACGCCTGGGAAACCTATCTGCGCGGCACGGCGGGGGCGCTGGCGGCGGCGGCCGGGCATGCGCTCGGGGCCGAGGGGGCGCTGCTGGAGCGGCTGCGCGGCCTTGGCATGGCCTATGGGGTGGCAGGCCAGTTGCGCAGTTTCCGGCTGCTGGCGCGACAAGGGCGGTGCCTGCTGCCGGAGGACATGCTGGCCGGGCAGGGCCTGAGCGTCGCCGAGGCGATCGCCCGGCCCGCCGCCGAGGGCGTGCGGGCCATCCGCGCGCATCTGGCGCAGTACGGGCGGGAGTTGCTCGCGCAGGGCGCCGGAGGGCTGCCCCGCCCGGTGCTGGCGGCGGCGCTGCCGGCGGTGCTGGCGCGGCGCGACCTGCGCGATCCCGAGGCCGCCCCCGGCCCGCGCGGCCTGGGCGACCGGCTGGCGGTGCTCCGCGCCGCCGTGCTCGGGCGGGTTTAG